The following proteins are co-located in the Escherichia fergusonii ATCC 35469 genome:
- the miaA gene encoding tRNA (adenosine(37)-N6)-dimethylallyltransferase MiaA, which yields MSDISKASLPKAIFLMGPTASGKTALAIELRKILPVELISVDSALIYKGMDIGTAKPNAEELLAAPHRLLDIRDPSQAYSAADFRRDALAEMADITAAGRIPLLVGGTMLYFKALLEGLSPLPSADPEVRARIEQQAAEQGWESLHRQLQEIDPVAAARIHPNDPQRLSRALEVFFISGKTLTELTQTSGDALPYQVHQFAIAPASRELLHQRIEQRFHQMLASGFEAEVRALFARGDLHTDLPSIRCVGYRQMWSYLEGEISYDEMVYRGVCATRQLAKRQITWLRGWEGVHWLDSEKPEQARDEVLQVVGAIAG from the coding sequence ATGAGTGATATCAGTAAGGCGAGCCTGCCTAAGGCGATTTTTTTGATGGGGCCGACGGCCTCCGGTAAAACGGCGTTAGCCATTGAGCTGCGTAAAATTTTACCAGTAGAGTTGATAAGCGTTGATTCTGCCCTTATTTACAAAGGGATGGATATCGGGACGGCGAAGCCGAACGCTGAAGAGTTACTCGCCGCGCCGCACCGATTGCTGGATATTCGCGATCCGTCGCAGGCTTATTCGGCCGCTGATTTTCGCCGCGATGCGCTGGCGGAAATGGCCGATATCACCGCGGCGGGGCGGATCCCACTATTAGTGGGCGGTACGATGTTGTATTTCAAGGCATTGCTGGAAGGGTTGTCGCCGCTACCGTCGGCAGACCCCGAAGTGCGGGCCAGAATTGAGCAACAGGCGGCAGAGCAAGGTTGGGAGTCATTGCATCGTCAACTTCAGGAGATCGATCCGGTTGCGGCAGCAAGGATTCATCCAAATGATCCACAAAGGCTTTCCCGGGCACTGGAAGTTTTTTTCATTTCGGGTAAAACTTTAACGGAACTGACGCAAACGTCAGGAGACGCTCTACCGTATCAGGTGCATCAGTTCGCCATCGCCCCGGCGAGCCGTGAACTGCTCCATCAACGAATTGAGCAGCGTTTTCATCAGATGTTGGCTTCAGGTTTTGAAGCAGAAGTCCGGGCGCTTTTTGCCCGAGGAGATTTGCATACGGACTTGCCTTCCATTCGTTGCGTGGGTTATCGCCAGATGTGGTCTTACCTTGAAGGCGAAATCTCATACGATGAAATGGTTTATCGAGGTGTTTGCGCCACGAGACAGTTGGCGAAGCGGCAGATAACCTGGCTGCGTGGTTGGGAAGGGGTTCACTGGCTTGACAGTGAAAAACCAGAACAGGCGCGTGACGAAGTATTACAGGTTGTTGGTGCTATCGCAGGCTGA